A window of the Chloroflexota bacterium genome harbors these coding sequences:
- the typA gene encoding translational GTPase TypA yields the protein MVQNRRSDIRNIAIIAHVDHGKTSLVDAMLKQSKVFRDNEQVGQFIMDQNPLEREKGITILAKNTALIYRGIKINIIDTPGHADFSGEVERVMNMADGCLLLVDSVEGPMPQTKFVLRQALGKGLKPIVVINKIDRENSRIAEVVRLTQDLFLELVTNADQLDFPVLYTSARDGIAITEPGTQGKDLVPLFECILRNVPPPSIENGLFQMLVSNLDYNNYKGKIAIGRILRGRVAPHDPVVTIDRDGNITRHEISQVFTHLGLERLEVEEALAGDIVAVTGVEKVSIGDTIASPEQPQALPGIYVGEPTVEMTFGVSNSPLAGREGQLGTSRHLRARLYRELETNISLRVQDTENADVFLVCGRGELHLAILIETMRREGYEFQVSKPEAITKTVDGTVLEPVESLTIDTREECIGIVTEILSKRQARLTDMRNDGKGNIYLEFRIPTRGLIGFRTAFLTATRGEGVMNTLFLGYEPWAGEVVSVRGGVLVASAAGIALAYGLNNAQGRGVTFIEPGAQVYEGMIVGLNSRGQDIAVNVCKEKKQTNIRSSTSDIAVKLTPPIKLSLEQSLDFINNDELVEVTPKNIRLRKKMLTQHERLRASYTARRNLGGDTD from the coding sequence TTGGTTCAGAATCGCCGCAGTGATATAAGAAACATAGCTATAATCGCCCACGTAGACCACGGTAAGACCAGCCTGGTGGATGCCATGCTCAAGCAAAGCAAGGTCTTCCGGGATAATGAGCAGGTAGGGCAATTCATAATGGATCAGAATCCACTGGAACGTGAGAAGGGCATTACCATTCTGGCCAAGAATACTGCATTGATCTATCGGGGAATCAAAATCAATATCATAGATACCCCAGGGCATGCCGATTTCAGTGGAGAAGTGGAACGGGTAATGAATATGGCTGACGGCTGCCTGCTGCTAGTAGACTCTGTGGAAGGGCCAATGCCCCAGACCAAGTTTGTGTTGCGTCAGGCTTTGGGAAAGGGACTCAAGCCTATTGTGGTCATTAACAAGATAGACAGAGAGAATTCAAGGATAGCCGAGGTAGTCAGGCTAACTCAGGATCTCTTCCTGGAGTTGGTTACCAATGCTGACCAGCTTGATTTTCCAGTGCTTTACACAAGTGCCAGAGACGGTATAGCCATAACTGAGCCCGGGACTCAAGGCAAAGACCTGGTACCTCTCTTTGAATGTATCCTGCGGAATGTGCCACCTCCGTCCATTGAGAATGGCCTGTTTCAGATGCTGGTATCCAACCTGGACTACAATAACTACAAAGGCAAGATTGCCATTGGCAGGATTCTTCGGGGCAGGGTAGCTCCCCATGACCCTGTGGTCACTATTGATAGGGATGGAAACATTACACGCCATGAAATCAGCCAGGTATTTACTCATCTCGGCCTTGAACGTCTGGAGGTAGAAGAAGCTCTGGCCGGTGATATCGTAGCCGTGACCGGTGTAGAAAAAGTCAGCATCGGAGATACCATCGCCAGCCCAGAGCAACCCCAGGCTCTACCGGGCATATATGTAGGTGAACCTACAGTAGAGATGACCTTCGGGGTGAGCAACTCGCCACTCGCTGGCAGAGAGGGGCAGTTAGGCACCTCTCGTCATTTACGGGCCAGGCTCTACAGGGAACTGGAAACCAACATCAGCCTCAGAGTCCAGGATACAGAGAATGCTGATGTCTTTCTGGTATGCGGCAGGGGAGAATTGCATCTGGCTATATTGATTGAGACTATGCGCCGGGAGGGCTACGAATTCCAGGTTTCCAAACCAGAGGCCATCACCAAGACAGTGGACGGCACGGTTCTTGAACCCGTGGAGTCTCTTACTATTGACACCAGAGAGGAGTGCATCGGGATTGTGACAGAGATCCTGAGTAAACGGCAGGCTCGGCTCACTGACATGCGTAATGATGGAAAGGGTAACATATATCTCGAGTTTCGAATTCCCACCAGGGGACTGATTGGTTTCCGGACTGCCTTTCTTACTGCCACCAGAGGTGAAGGAGTCATGAACACATTGTTCTTAGGCTACGAGCCCTGGGCTGGGGAAGTTGTTTCGGTTCGTGGGGGAGTGCTGGTAGCCTCAGCAGCCGGTATAGCTCTTGCCTATGGCCTTAATAATGCTCAGGGGAGGGGGGTTACCTTCATTGAACCCGGCGCACAGGTATATGAAGGTATGATAGTAGGGTTAAATTCACGTGGACAGGATATTGCTGTGAACGTATGCAAGGAGAAGAAACAGACTAATATTCGCTCATCCACTTCCGATATTGCGGTAAAGTTGACCCCTCCCATTAAGCTGAGCCTGGAGCAGTCCCTGGATTTCATAAATAACGACGAGCTAGTTGAGGTAACTCCCAAGAATATAAGGCTACGGAAGAAGATGCTTACCCAGCATGAGCGGCTGAGGGCCAGCTATACGGCACGACGAAACTTAGGTGGAGATACCGACTGA